The Allochromatium tepidum genome has a window encoding:
- a CDS encoding YgaP family membrane protein codes for MTKNIGEKDRLYRAIAGVIILLWGISNANALGLIGFVVLATAYFRWCPLYVPMDVDTTKN; via the coding sequence ATGACCAAGAACATTGGTGAAAAAGACAGACTCTATCGCGCCATCGCCGGCGTCATCATCCTGCTCTGGGGCATCTCCAACGCCAATGCGCTCGGCCTGATCGGCTTCGTCGTCCTGGCGACGGCCTATTTCCGCTGGTGCCCGCTCTACGTGCCGATGGACGTCGATACGACCAAGAACTGA